A region of Cygnus atratus isolate AKBS03 ecotype Queensland, Australia chromosome 33, CAtr_DNAZoo_HiC_assembly, whole genome shotgun sequence DNA encodes the following proteins:
- the LOC118260306 gene encoding butyrophilin subfamily 3 member A2-like isoform X5, whose protein sequence is MGLPWGCGHPSLTSHARDLLTSLVTLLLLQLGSAQLRVEGPGHPVTATVGQDVVLPCHLSPRRDARTLEVRWIRDNMSETVHHYRNGEDLYREQMGAYVGRTELARDGLSAGSLDLRITGLRPSDDGRYICTVEDADAYDEDIVELKVSATGTDPHLSLGGYEAGGIQVLCRSAGWYPLPQLLWRDARGQHLPSVSQTHSQDQEGLFEIEGTVIVTRSAEGPLSCVVRSSRIQQERESSLHITAPFFHNAQPWMVALALVLMLLAVSIGLGVYLFLKKATQSRELVNRVAKLEEQPAEIEEKDARLAELAAKVEEQAAELEKQAAELVRKDAKMVEQAAELAWRRCLLPQNRVKVTLDADTAHPMLVLSPDQKSVRRETEWQQVPDTPERFDTCCCVLGREEFREGRHCWVVEVEGEWLKYSWWAVGVARASVKRKGEIDMSPGEGIWAVEYYYEHLKSLTSPPTHLSLSPVPTRIWVCLDCTQGQVSFINADNGVEIFTFTAASFNGESIHPWFLLKKRGIQLCLRDSNL, encoded by the exons ATGgggctcccctggggctgcGGCCACCCGAGCCTCACCAGCCATGCCAGGGACCTCCTGACTTCCCTTGTcactctgctcctcctccagctgggcTCAG cccagctcagagTGGAGGGACCAGGCCACCCTGTCACTGCCACCGTGGGGCAGGATgtcgtgctgccctgccacttGTCCCCTCGACGGGATGCTCGCACCTTGGAGGTCAGGTGGATCCGGGACAATATGTCTGAGACAGTGCACCACTACCGCAATGGAGAGGACCTGTACAGGGAGCAGATGGGGGCATATGTCGGGAGGACAGAGTTGGCCAGAGATGGTCTCTCTGCTGGAAGCCTGGACTTGCGAATCACAGGGCTGAGACCCTCTGATGATGGCCGGTATATCTGCACTGTGGAAGATGCTGATGCTTATGATGAAGACATTGTGGAGCTGAAGGTGTCAG CCACAGGCACTGACCCCCACCTCTCCCTGGGGGGCTACGAGGCCGGAGGCATCCAGGTGCTGTGCAGATCGGCCGGCTGGTACCCACTGCCGCAGCTGCTGTGGAGGGATGCTCGTGGGCAGCATCTGCCCTCAGTGTCCCAGACACATTCCCAGGACCAGGAGGGGCTCTTTGAAATCGAAGGCACTGTCATCGTGACCAGGAGCGCGGAGGGGCCCTTGTCCTGCGTGGTCAGGAGCAGCCGCATTCAGCAGGAGCGGGAATCGTCCCTGCACATCACAG CTCCCTTCTTCCACAACGCCCAGCCCTGGATGGTGGCTCTGGCTCTGGTCCTCATGCTTTTGGCTGTGTCCATTGGCCTCGGTGTTtatctctttctgaagaaag caacACAGAGCCGAGAGCTGG tgaaTAGAGTTGCAAAGCTGG aggAACAACCTGCAGAGATCG aggAAAAAGATGCAAGACTGG cgGAACTGGCTGCCAAAGTGG aggaacaagcagcagagctgg agaaacaagctgcagagctgg tgagAAAAGATGCAAAGATGG tggaacaagctgcagagctgg CATGGAGAAGGTGTCTTCTGCCTCAAAATAGAG TGAAGGTGACCCTGGATGCGGACACAGCTCATCCCATGCTTGTCCTGTCTCCGGACCAAAAGAGTGTGAGACGGGAAACTGAATGGCAGCAGGTGCCTGACACACCAGAGAGATTTGACACTTGTTGCTGCGTGCTGGGCCGTGAGGAGTTCAGAGAGGGGAGGCACTGCTgggtggtggaggtggagggggaGTGGCTGAAGTATTCTTGGTGGGCTGTGGGGGTGGCCAGGGCATCTgtgaagaggaagggggagatcGACATGAGCCCTGGAGAAGGGATCTGGGCTGTGGAGTACTATTATGAACATCTCAAGTCTCTCACATCTCCTCCCACCCacttgtccctgtcccctgtccccacgaGGATCTGGGTCTGTCTCGACTGTACCCAGGGGCAGGTGTCTTTTATCAACGCTGACAATGGGGTCGAGATCTTCACTTTCACAGCAGCCTCCTTCAATGGGGAGAGCATCCACCCCTGGTTCCTCTTGAAGAAACGGGGAATTCAGCTGTGCCTGAGGGACAGCAACTTGTAg
- the LOC118260306 gene encoding butyrophilin subfamily 1 member A1-like isoform X12, giving the protein MGLPWGCSRPSLTGHARGLLTSLVTLLFLRLGSAQLRVVGPGHPVTATVGQDIVLPCHLSPRRDARTLEVRWIRDHISETVHHYRNGENLYEEQMWAYVGRTELARDGLSAGSLDLRITGLRPSDDGRYICTVEDADAYDEDIVELKVSATGTDPHLSLGGYEAGGVRVLCRSAGWYPLPQLLWRDAHGQHLPSVSQSHSQDQEGLFEIEGAVIMTGSMEGPLSCVVRTSHLQQEWKYSLHIAAPFFHNAQPWMVALALVLMILAVSIGLGVYLFLKKAAQSRELVRKDAKMVEQAAELAWRRLLLSHNQVKVTLDPHTAHPLLVLSQDNSSVRWEREWQQVPDTPERFDNRWCVLGHEEFREGRHFWEVDVEGERGKYSSWAVGVARASVKRKGYFKRCTEGGIWAVQYKEGQLMSLTSPRTPLSLSPVPTRIWVCLDCTQQQVSFINADNGVEIFTFTAASFNGESIRPWFWLRTQGIQLCLRDSTPQTLSPALGGSCPSPATPASPLLDPAGAAQE; this is encoded by the exons ATGgggctcccctggggctgcagccgccCCAGCCTCACCGGCCATGCCAGGGGCCTCCTGACTTCCCTCGTCACTCTGCTCTTCCTCCGCCTGGGCTCAG cccagctcagagTGGTGGGACCAGGCCACCCTGTCACTGCCACCGTGGGGCAGGATatcgtgctgccctgccacttGTCCCCTCGACGGGATGCTCGCACCTTGGAGGTCAGGTGGATCCGGGACCACATCTCTGAGACAGTGCACCACTACCGCAATGGAGAGAACCTGTATGAGGAGCAGATGTGGGCATATGTCGGGAGGACAGAGTTGGCCAGAGATGGTCTCTCTGCTGGAAGCCTGGACTTGCGAATCACTGGGCTGAGACCCTCTGATGATGGCCGGTATATCTGCACTGTGGAAGATGCTGATGCTTATGATGAAGACATTGTGGAGCTGAAGGTGTCAG CCACAGGCACTGACCCCCACCTCTCCCTGGGGGGCTACGAGGCCGGAGGCGTCCGGGTGCTGTGCAGATCAGCCGGCTGGTACCCGCTGCCGCAGCTGCTGTGGAGGGATGCTCATGGACAGCATCTGCCCTCGGTCTCCCAGTCACATTCCCAGGACCAGGAGGGGCTCTTTGAAATCGAAGGCGCTGTCATCATGACGGGGAGCATGGAGGGGCCCTTGTCCTGCGTGGTCAGGAccagccacctccagcaggaGTGGAAATATTCCCTGCACATCGCAG CTCCCTTCTTCCACAACGCCCAGCCCTGGATGGTGGCTCTGGCCCTGGTCCTCATGATTTTGGCTGTGTCCATTGGCCTCGGTGTTtatctctttctgaagaaag CGGCACAGAGCCGAGAGCTGG tgagAAAAGATGCAAAGATGG tggaacaagctgcagagctgg CATGGAGAAGGCTTCTGCTGTCTCATAATCAAG TGAAGGTGACCCTGGATCCACACACGGCTCATCCCCTGCTTGTCCTGTCTCAGGACAACAGCAGTGTGCGATGGGAAAGGGAATGGCAGCAGGTTCCTGACACACCAGAGAGATTTGACAATCGGTGGTGCGTGCTGGGCCATGAGGAGTTCAGAGAGGGGAGACACTTCTGGGAAGTGGACgtggagggggagaggggaaagtaTTCTTCGTGGGCTGTGGGGGTGGCCAGGGCATCTGTGAAGAGGAAGGGGTATTTCAAAAGGTGCACTGAAGGAGGAATCTGGGCTGTGCAGTACAAAGAAGGACAGCTCATGTCTCTCACATCTCCTCGCACccccttgtccctgtcccctgtccccacgaGGATCTGGGTCTGTCTGGACTGTACCCAGCAGCAGGTGTCTTTTATCAACGCTGACAACGGGGTGGAGATCTTCACTTTTACAGCAGCTTCCTTCAATGGGGAGAGCATCCGCCCCTGGTTCTGGCTGAGGACACAGGGAATTCAGCTGTGCCTGAGGGACAGCACCCCCCagaccctgtccccagccctggggggctcctgcccttctccagccACTCCTGCATCACCTCTCCTTgatcctgcaggagcagcacaggaatGA
- the LOC118260306 gene encoding butyrophilin subfamily 1 member A1-like isoform X17 — MGLPWGCSRPSLTGHARGLLTSLVTLLFLRLGSAQLRVVGPGHPVTATVGQDIVLPCHLSPRRDARTLEVRWIRDHISETVHHYRNGENLYEEQMWAYVGRTELARDGLSAGSLDLRITGLRPSDDGRYICTVEDADAYDEDIVELKVSAPFFHNAQPWMVALALVLMILAVSIGLGVYLFLKKAAQSRELVRKDAKMVEQAAELAWRRLLLSHNQVKVTLDPHTAHPLLVLSQDNSSVRWEREWQQVPDTPERFDNRWCVLGHEEFREGRHFWEVDVEGERGKYSSWAVGVARASVKRKGYFKRCTEGGIWAVQYKEGQLMSLTSPRTPLSLSPVPTRIWVCLDCTQQQVSFINADNGVEIFTFTAASFNGESIRPWFWLRTQGIQLCLRDSTPQTLSPALGGSCPSPATPASPLLDPAGAAQE, encoded by the exons ATGgggctcccctggggctgcagccgccCCAGCCTCACCGGCCATGCCAGGGGCCTCCTGACTTCCCTCGTCACTCTGCTCTTCCTCCGCCTGGGCTCAG cccagctcagagTGGTGGGACCAGGCCACCCTGTCACTGCCACCGTGGGGCAGGATatcgtgctgccctgccacttGTCCCCTCGACGGGATGCTCGCACCTTGGAGGTCAGGTGGATCCGGGACCACATCTCTGAGACAGTGCACCACTACCGCAATGGAGAGAACCTGTATGAGGAGCAGATGTGGGCATATGTCGGGAGGACAGAGTTGGCCAGAGATGGTCTCTCTGCTGGAAGCCTGGACTTGCGAATCACTGGGCTGAGACCCTCTGATGATGGCCGGTATATCTGCACTGTGGAAGATGCTGATGCTTATGATGAAGACATTGTGGAGCTGAAGGTGTCAG CTCCCTTCTTCCACAACGCCCAGCCCTGGATGGTGGCTCTGGCCCTGGTCCTCATGATTTTGGCTGTGTCCATTGGCCTCGGTGTTtatctctttctgaagaaag CGGCACAGAGCCGAGAGCTGG tgagAAAAGATGCAAAGATGG tggaacaagctgcagagctgg CATGGAGAAGGCTTCTGCTGTCTCATAATCAAG TGAAGGTGACCCTGGATCCACACACGGCTCATCCCCTGCTTGTCCTGTCTCAGGACAACAGCAGTGTGCGATGGGAAAGGGAATGGCAGCAGGTTCCTGACACACCAGAGAGATTTGACAATCGGTGGTGCGTGCTGGGCCATGAGGAGTTCAGAGAGGGGAGACACTTCTGGGAAGTGGACgtggagggggagaggggaaagtaTTCTTCGTGGGCTGTGGGGGTGGCCAGGGCATCTGTGAAGAGGAAGGGGTATTTCAAAAGGTGCACTGAAGGAGGAATCTGGGCTGTGCAGTACAAAGAAGGACAGCTCATGTCTCTCACATCTCCTCGCACccccttgtccctgtcccctgtccccacgaGGATCTGGGTCTGTCTGGACTGTACCCAGCAGCAGGTGTCTTTTATCAACGCTGACAACGGGGTGGAGATCTTCACTTTTACAGCAGCTTCCTTCAATGGGGAGAGCATCCGCCCCTGGTTCTGGCTGAGGACACAGGGAATTCAGCTGTGCCTGAGGGACAGCACCCCCCagaccctgtccccagccctggggggctcctgcccttctccagccACTCCTGCATCACCTCTCCTTgatcctgcaggagcagcacaggaatGA